In the genome of Chloroflexota bacterium, one region contains:
- a CDS encoding RecX family transcriptional regulator yields MPKVTALKRQKKNAHRVNVYLDGEYAFALQDIVAISLKVGQELSPNDILTLKTQDVFQREYDRVLHYLSYRPRSVREVRQYLADRDVESGIADNIVTRLQRAGLLDDAAFARSWVESRDSLRPRGRYLLARELRQKGVPDEIIQEALQSVEEERSAYRAGVNRVGALQGMDYPTFRRRLGDFLHRRGFGYEIIRETVQRLWQEMQEGKLGLQSKHS; encoded by the coding sequence ATGCCGAAAGTCACAGCCCTGAAGAGGCAAAAAAAGAATGCTCACCGGGTGAATGTGTATTTAGATGGGGAATATGCCTTTGCTCTTCAGGATATTGTGGCCATATCACTGAAAGTGGGGCAGGAGTTATCGCCCAACGACATTCTTACCTTGAAAACACAGGATGTTTTTCAGCGCGAGTACGATCGCGTTCTGCATTACCTGAGTTACCGCCCGCGTAGCGTACGCGAAGTGCGGCAATACCTTGCTGACAGGGATGTGGAAAGCGGCATTGCAGATAACATCGTAACTCGACTACAGCGGGCTGGCCTATTAGACGATGCAGCATTTGCTCGATCCTGGGTAGAGAGCCGAGATTCGCTCAGACCTCGAGGCCGCTACCTATTGGCCCGAGAGCTGCGCCAGAAGGGTGTACCTGATGAAATCATCCAAGAGGCTTTGCAATCCGTGGAGGAGGAGAGGAGCGCCTACAGAGCAGGGGTAAACCGTGTGGGTGCACTGCAGGGGATGGATTATCCAACCTTTCGGCGACGGTTGGGCGATTTCCTGCACCGCCGAGGCTTTGGCTACGAAATCATCCGGGAAACCGTGCAGCGCCTCTGGCAAGAAATGCAGGAGGGCAAACTCGGCTTACAATCCAAACACTCCTAG
- a CDS encoding stage 0 sporulation family protein, with amino-acid sequence MPRVVGVRFRPATKIYFFDSTGFDDLKAGEYVIVETVRAKEMGRVVIPPHEVSDQEVVGQLKPIIRRATTQDLLQMQQNAWRQEEALARCREKVAEYGLPMKVVRAEYNFDRSLLTFLFTAEKRVDFRELVRDLARIFRTRIELRQIGVRDEAKLLGGLGPCGRPLCCITHLCDFSPVSIKMAKHQDLPLSPTEISGMCGRLLCCLAYEDEFYQEVKRLLPGVGEVVMTPYGPGKVSSANVIKQTVMVALESGATIELSAKELQSEVQETAVLPKRRRRSQGSHHPRSENRPDDSSEEEMTRGNGLE; translated from the coding sequence CGCGTAGTGGGGGTTCGTTTCCGGCCCGCAACCAAAATCTACTTCTTCGATTCCACAGGATTCGATGATCTGAAGGCAGGCGAGTACGTCATTGTGGAGACAGTGAGGGCCAAGGAAATGGGGAGAGTGGTGATTCCGCCCCATGAAGTATCCGACCAGGAGGTCGTCGGACAACTAAAACCCATTATTCGCCGGGCTACGACTCAGGATCTGCTGCAGATGCAACAGAACGCCTGGCGACAAGAGGAAGCCTTAGCGCGCTGTCGGGAGAAGGTGGCGGAGTATGGCCTGCCTATGAAAGTAGTGCGGGCAGAATATAACTTCGACAGAAGTCTACTGACCTTTCTTTTCACCGCCGAGAAACGGGTGGATTTCCGGGAGTTGGTACGCGATTTGGCAAGGATTTTCCGCACGCGAATCGAGTTGCGCCAGATCGGTGTGCGTGATGAAGCCAAATTGCTCGGTGGTTTGGGGCCCTGTGGCCGGCCACTGTGTTGCATCACGCATCTGTGCGATTTTAGTCCCGTCTCGATAAAAATGGCCAAACATCAGGACTTACCGCTGAGCCCAACGGAAATCTCCGGTATGTGTGGGAGATTGCTTTGTTGTTTGGCTTACGAGGATGAGTTTTATCAAGAGGTGAAGCGCCTTTTACCCGGTGTAGGGGAAGTAGTAATGACCCCATATGGACCAGGGAAGGTTTCCAGCGCGAATGTGATCAAGCAAACCGTGATGGTGGCGCTAGAAAGTGGAGCAACAATTGAGTTGAGCGCGAAAGAACTGCAGTCCGAAGTACAGGAAACAGCCGTTCTCCCTAAGCGGAGGAGACGGTCGCAAGGGTCCCATCATCCGCGTTCTGAGAACCGGCCCGATGACTCAAGTGAAGAAGAAATGACACGAGGGAACGGGCTAGAGTAA
- the xerD gene encoding site-specific tyrosine recombinase XerD — MQEQVDSFLASLKVEKGYSENTRVAYKNDLSQFLRWIQRRGEPGVNAWAQISKDHLMEYILYLKSEREYASSTVARKVAAIKSFFHFLNTEGQIQEDPTATLDSPRVKKYLPKAISIQDIERLLDAPNQDKTAAGLRDKAILELLYATGMRVSELVALNVGDVDLASASVRCFGKGNKERVIPIHDRAARALEEYMERGRIRLLRDPDERAIFLNQRGQRLTRQGLWLIVKNYVQEAGITAPVTPHTLRHSFATHMLSGGADLRNVQELLGHANIATTQVYTQVSSERLREVYNEAHPRAKG, encoded by the coding sequence ATGCAGGAGCAAGTGGATAGTTTCCTCGCCTCTCTGAAGGTAGAAAAGGGGTATTCAGAGAATACCCGTGTGGCCTATAAAAATGACCTCAGCCAGTTCTTGCGCTGGATCCAGCGCAGGGGCGAACCCGGTGTCAATGCTTGGGCGCAGATAAGCAAAGACCATTTGATGGAATACATTTTGTATCTCAAGAGCGAACGCGAGTACGCTTCGTCCACTGTAGCCCGCAAGGTGGCGGCCATCAAGTCTTTCTTCCATTTCCTGAACACGGAGGGGCAAATCCAAGAGGACCCAACGGCAACCTTGGATTCCCCGCGGGTGAAAAAGTATCTTCCCAAGGCGATCTCTATTCAGGATATCGAGAGACTACTCGATGCTCCCAACCAAGATAAAACCGCCGCTGGCCTGCGCGACAAAGCCATTTTGGAACTGCTCTATGCCACGGGGATGCGCGTGAGCGAATTGGTGGCCCTCAATGTAGGAGATGTGGATTTGGCTTCCGCCAGCGTGCGCTGCTTCGGCAAGGGAAACAAGGAACGCGTTATTCCAATCCACGACCGAGCGGCAAGAGCCTTAGAAGAATACATGGAACGTGGACGCATCCGTTTGCTCAGGGACCCCGATGAAAGGGCTATCTTTCTTAACCAGCGAGGTCAACGCCTGACCCGCCAGGGACTATGGCTCATTGTTAAGAACTACGTTCAAGAGGCTGGCATCACCGCGCCGGTAACTCCTCATACCCTGCGCCATTCGTTTGCCACACATATGCTCAGCGGGGGCGCGGATCTGCGAAACGTTCAAGAACTCCTCGGCCACGCAAACATTGCCACAACCCAGGTCTACACCCAAGTGAGCAGCGAGCGCTTGCGAGAAGTTTACAATGAGGCGCACCCCCGGGCCAAGGGATGA
- the rny gene encoding ribonuclease Y: MGTSTITLILENLIVGLVALALGFFLKQYLSGTQLKSKEDEAKRLLTEAQTKVRAAELEAKAVALKIREEAEAEIKRHRMELQRQEQRLQHRRESIEHKFDALEKRERKLEEQEKLLERERAKIAELRQAQISELQRISGLSAEEAKTLLLKSVEEEARQDMARVIREVEAQAEEEAERKAREIITLAIQRVASDQVTETTVSTVPLPSDEMKGRIIGRGGRNIRTIENITGVDLVVDDTPEAVIISSFDPVRREVARVALNKLILDGRIHPARIEKVVQKAQQEVEAIIREEGERAAYECGLPGLHPELIKLLGTLHFRTSYGQNVLQHSIETAHLAGIMAAELGADVALAKEAALLHDIGKAVDHQVEGPHALIGGDIAKRLGKSPKIVNAIAAHHGEEEPQSVEAILVQAADAISGARPGARRETLESYIKRIQALETVADSFPGVEKSYAIQAGREVRIIVKPEEIDDLAAIRLSRDIAKKIEESLEYPGQIKVTVIRETRAVDYAK; encoded by the coding sequence ATGGGAACCTCAACTATTACATTGATTCTGGAGAACTTGATCGTGGGCCTGGTGGCCCTGGCTTTGGGATTTTTCCTTAAACAATACCTTTCTGGCACTCAGTTAAAATCCAAAGAGGATGAGGCCAAGCGACTCCTGACTGAGGCACAGACGAAAGTCAGGGCCGCTGAACTGGAAGCGAAGGCGGTGGCACTCAAGATCCGCGAGGAGGCCGAAGCAGAAATCAAGCGCCACCGCATGGAATTGCAACGACAGGAACAGCGGCTTCAACACCGCCGGGAGAGCATTGAACATAAGTTTGATGCTCTCGAAAAGAGAGAGCGCAAACTCGAGGAACAAGAGAAACTATTAGAACGCGAGCGTGCTAAGATCGCTGAACTACGTCAGGCACAAATCTCAGAATTACAGCGCATCTCCGGTTTGAGCGCAGAAGAAGCAAAGACCTTGCTTCTGAAGAGTGTAGAAGAGGAAGCACGTCAGGATATGGCCAGGGTCATCCGTGAGGTGGAGGCGCAGGCGGAGGAGGAGGCGGAGCGCAAAGCGAGAGAGATCATTACTCTGGCTATCCAGCGCGTGGCCTCAGATCAAGTAACAGAGACCACCGTGTCCACCGTACCCCTGCCCAGTGATGAGATGAAAGGGCGCATCATAGGACGTGGTGGACGCAATATCCGGACCATTGAGAATATCACTGGCGTGGATTTGGTAGTGGATGATACGCCCGAAGCAGTGATCATCTCTAGTTTCGACCCTGTCCGGCGCGAGGTTGCCCGCGTGGCACTCAACAAACTCATTTTGGATGGACGCATCCACCCAGCGCGAATCGAGAAGGTAGTGCAAAAAGCACAGCAAGAGGTCGAGGCCATCATTCGTGAGGAAGGCGAGCGCGCTGCATACGAATGCGGGTTACCGGGACTTCATCCTGAACTGATCAAACTCCTCGGCACCTTGCACTTCCGCACCAGTTACGGGCAGAATGTGCTGCAGCACTCCATCGAAACAGCGCACCTGGCTGGCATCATGGCGGCCGAATTGGGAGCCGATGTGGCCTTAGCCAAGGAGGCCGCACTCTTGCATGACATCGGCAAGGCGGTGGATCATCAAGTCGAAGGACCGCACGCTCTGATCGGCGGCGACATTGCCAAACGCTTAGGCAAATCCCCTAAGATTGTCAATGCCATTGCCGCCCACCATGGAGAGGAAGAACCGCAGTCAGTGGAAGCTATCCTAGTGCAGGCTGCGGACGCCATCTCAGGCGCTCGGCCAGGCGCGCGTCGAGAGACGTTGGAGAGCTATATCAAACGCATCCAAGCGCTGGAGACGGTAGCGGATTCCTTCCCCGGGGTAGAGAAATCTTATGCCATCCAAGCCGGGCGTGAGGTGCGCATCATTGTCAAGCCGGAGGAGATAGACGATCTGGCCGCGATTCGGCTGTCGCGAGATATTGCCAAAAAAATAGAAGAGAGTCTCGAATACCCTGGTCAAATCAAAGTAACCGTCATACGCGAAACGAGGGCCGTGGATTACGCCAAATAG
- a CDS encoding stage V sporulation protein S, with amino-acid sequence MEVLKVSARSRSTAVAGAIAGVIRETGRAEVQAIGAGAVNQAVKAVAIARGYLAEDGIDIICIPSFTEVTIADQERTAVKLIVEKR; translated from the coding sequence ATGGAGGTCCTCAAGGTATCGGCAAGGTCTCGTTCGACGGCAGTGGCGGGAGCCATTGCTGGCGTCATCCGAGAAACTGGGCGCGCCGAGGTGCAGGCCATTGGCGCAGGCGCAGTCAACCAAGCGGTGAAGGCTGTGGCTATAGCCCGAGGTTATCTCGCTGAAGATGGCATTGATATCATCTGCATCCCCTCGTTCACCGAAGTAACTATTGCCGACCAGGAGCGCACAGCAGTCAAACTTATCGTGGAAAAGCGATGA
- the recA gene encoding recombinase RecA, giving the protein MGATEGKDKALETTLAHLRKRYGDGVIMKLGESTSLDAEAIPTGSISLDIALGIGGVPRGRVTEIYGPESSGKTTLAQHIIAEAQKAGGVAAFIDVEHALDPGYAAKCGVDVDNLYISQPDTGEQALEIAEALVRSGAVDVIVIDSVAALVPRAEIEGEMGDSHMGLQARLMSQALRKLVGAIKRSNTAVIFTNQLRQKIGVVFGNPETTTGGNALKFYAAVRLDMRRMEGIKQGGDVIGNRTKVRVKKNKLAPPFKSAEFDIMYDEGISREGDVLDVATELGIVEKRGAHYAFGEVRLGQGRENVRLFLKENPDITDEIEAKIRATVGLPPKGESGPARVSAALGKLPKAEISDEGEPLAEEGLSYEDDFEDENTDL; this is encoded by the coding sequence ATGGGCGCCACAGAAGGTAAGGATAAGGCACTGGAGACGACATTGGCCCACTTACGAAAACGCTATGGTGACGGTGTAATTATGAAACTGGGCGAGTCTACCAGCCTGGACGCAGAGGCGATACCAACCGGTTCGATCTCATTAGACATTGCCCTGGGTATCGGAGGCGTCCCCAGAGGTCGGGTTACCGAAATCTACGGCCCCGAATCCTCGGGCAAGACGACGTTGGCCCAGCATATCATCGCCGAGGCACAGAAGGCGGGAGGGGTCGCAGCGTTTATCGATGTTGAACACGCCCTGGATCCTGGATATGCCGCTAAATGCGGTGTGGACGTAGATAATTTGTACATCTCCCAGCCAGACACAGGGGAACAGGCCCTAGAAATTGCCGAAGCCTTAGTGCGTAGCGGTGCAGTGGATGTAATCGTCATTGATTCTGTAGCTGCTCTCGTTCCGCGAGCGGAGATCGAGGGCGAAATGGGCGATTCACACATGGGTCTGCAGGCCCGCCTGATGTCCCAAGCGCTGCGCAAACTGGTCGGAGCGATCAAGCGTTCTAACACCGCGGTGATTTTCACCAATCAACTTCGCCAGAAAATCGGCGTTGTGTTCGGCAACCCCGAGACTACCACTGGGGGCAACGCGCTGAAGTTCTACGCTGCAGTCCGCTTAGATATGCGCCGCATGGAGGGCATCAAGCAAGGTGGTGATGTAATAGGTAATCGCACGAAAGTGCGAGTAAAAAAGAACAAACTGGCCCCGCCCTTTAAATCTGCCGAGTTCGATATCATGTATGATGAGGGCATTTCCCGCGAGGGTGATGTGCTGGATGTGGCCACGGAATTGGGCATCGTCGAAAAGCGGGGCGCTCATTATGCCTTCGGCGAGGTCCGTTTAGGTCAAGGGCGGGAAAACGTGAGGCTCTTCCTCAAAGAGAATCCCGACATCACCGATGAAATTGAGGCGAAGATACGCGCAACCGTGGGGCTTCCGCCCAAAGGCGAAAGCGGCCCTGCGCGAGTCTCCGCAGCGCTTGGCAAATTGCCGAAGGCCGAAATCAGCGATGAGGGCGAGCCTCTTGCCGAAGAGGGGTTATCTTACGAGGACGATTTCGAGGACGAAAATACCGATCTCTAG
- a CDS encoding PHP domain-containing protein, with protein sequence MTGRVDLHVHTTASDGRCRPAEIVSMAAQLGLAAVAITDHDTTVGLAEALDAGNSFGIEVIPGVELSTDLPEGEAHVLGYFVRPNDFAFQQTLHKLREARQDRAQGILRRLRKLGLPLEWEEVVAFAGDGSVGRPHIAQAMLTRGYVSTIQEAFALYIGRHGPAYVERFRLPPEQAVSMILEAGGLPVLAHPISITEWVPRLVSVGLVGLEVYYTGYSPMEIDLLIGLAERYSLVATGGSDFHGVEIMPEALLGSVDVPYSAVIELRKRCAVPQSIL encoded by the coding sequence ATGACCGGACGGGTAGACTTACACGTACACACCACGGCGTCGGATGGGCGTTGCCGGCCGGCAGAGATAGTTTCAATGGCCGCCCAACTGGGGCTGGCCGCCGTGGCCATTACGGATCACGATACGACCGTCGGTTTGGCAGAGGCGCTGGATGCCGGTAATTCTTTTGGCATCGAAGTTATCCCCGGAGTCGAACTCAGCACAGACCTACCCGAGGGCGAGGCACACGTTTTAGGCTATTTTGTGCGCCCCAATGACTTCGCTTTTCAGCAGACGCTTCACAAACTAAGAGAGGCGCGACAAGACCGCGCCCAAGGCATCCTTCGCAGGCTGAGGAAGTTAGGATTGCCGTTAGAATGGGAAGAGGTGGTTGCTTTTGCCGGTGATGGTTCCGTCGGCCGCCCTCATATCGCCCAGGCTATGCTAACACGGGGATATGTCTCAACTATCCAAGAAGCCTTCGCGCTCTATATCGGACGACACGGCCCCGCCTATGTAGAGCGCTTCCGGCTCCCACCAGAGCAGGCGGTTTCCATGATATTAGAGGCCGGGGGGCTACCTGTTTTGGCTCATCCTATCTCGATCACGGAATGGGTACCACGGTTGGTATCCGTGGGCCTGGTCGGCCTGGAAGTGTATTACACGGGATACAGCCCTATGGAAATTGACCTCCTCATCGGCCTCGCCGAGCGGTATAGCCTCGTAGCAACGGGTGGAAGCGACTTCCACGGCGTAGAGATAATGCCTGAGGCATTATTGGGCAGCGTGGATGTGCCCTATAGCGCGGTGATAGAATTGCGCAAGCGGTGCGCCGTACCACAAAGCATATTGTGA